From a region of the Pectobacterium aquaticum genome:
- the rpsJ gene encoding 30S ribosomal protein S10, translating to MQNQRIRIRLKAFDHRLIDQSTAEIVETAKRTGAQVRGPIPLPTRKERFTVLISPHVNKDARDQYEIRTHKRLVDIVEPTEKTVDALMRLDLAAGVDVQISLG from the coding sequence ATGCAGAACCAAAGAATCCGTATCCGCCTGAAAGCGTTTGATCATCGTCTGATTGATCAATCAACTGCGGAAATCGTCGAGACTGCTAAGCGCACTGGTGCGCAAGTACGTGGTCCGATCCCGCTGCCGACCCGCAAAGAGCGCTTTACCGTTCTGATTTCTCCGCACGTCAATAAAGATGCGCGCGATCAGTACGAGATTCGCACTCACAAGCGTCTGGTTGACATCGTTGAGCCAACCGAGAAAACCGTTGATGCTCTGATGCGTCTGGATCTGGCTGCTGGTGTAGACGTGCAGATCAGCCTGGGTTAA